One window of the Sparus aurata chromosome 17, fSpaAur1.1, whole genome shotgun sequence genome contains the following:
- the tmem106ba gene encoding transmembrane protein 106Ba, whose amino-acid sequence MGKSQSLLAKHKDESQDALTADGEYRDSQTDEDGKNGDVSQFPYVEFTGRDSVTCPTCQGTGRIPRGQENQLVALIPYSDQRLRPSRTKLYVTISVALCLLLSGLAVFFLFPRSIDVSYVGVKSAYVSYDLDKRIVYLNITSTLNITNNNYYAVSVTNITAQVQFSKTVIGKAKFNNSSVIIPLDERQIDYTVPTTIADDMSYMFDYCTLPTIKVHNIVVMMQVTVTTAYFGHAEQVSQEMYQYVDCGGNTTSLHEHMTVYK is encoded by the exons ATGGGCAAGTCACAGTCACTCTTGGCGAAACACAAAGACGAGAGTCAAGACGCACTAACAGCTGACGGCGAGTACAGAGACAGTCAAACAGACGAGGATGGAAAGAATGGAGACGTATCCCAGTTCCCCTACGTGGAGTTCACTGGACGGGACAGCGTCACGTGCCCCACGTGTCAGGGCACCGGCAGGATCCCACGAG GCCAAGAGAATCAACTTGTGGCTCTGATTCCATACAGTGACCAAAGGCTCAGACCAAGCAGGAC AAAGCTGTATGTCACAATATCAGTGGCACTGtgcctgctgctgtctggcCTGGCTGTCTTCTTCTTATTCCCCCGCTCTATTGATGTCTCCTATGTGGGAGTGAAGTCTGCCTACGTCTCCTACGACCTGGACAAACGAATTGTCTATCTCAACATCACA AGCACTCTGAACATCACCAATAACAACTACTATGCTGTATCTGTGACCAACATCACAGCCCAAGTGCAGTTCTCCAAGACGGTGATAGGCAAGGCCAAGTTTAACAACAGCTCAGTGATCATACCGCTGGATGAGCGGCAG ATTGACTACACAGTTCCCACTACCATAGCTGATGATATGAGTTATATGTT TGACTACTGCACCTTGCCAACCATTAAAGTGCACAACATAGTGGTCATGATGCA GGTGACGGTGACAACGGCGTACTTCGGCCACGCGGAGCAGGTCTCCCAGGAGATGTACCAGTATGTGGACTGTGGGGGGAACACCACCTCCTTGCATGAGCATATGACGGTCTATAAGTAA
- the seraf gene encoding von Willebrand factor D and EGF domain-containing protein: protein MGFAGLGSAVLLAALVGVCSARSDAPRGVAVGFVFDPKAKCEPPCEHAGICIRNNTCFCSRGYEGETCQYANCYPKCKNGGACLRPGKCRCPPGFGGRYCHKVTCDAGCWNGGECIAVNGVAKCICPSSWTGSKCQEAICPQGCRNGGICVAPGICSCPEGWLGGACHTAVCAKPCLNGGKCISPDKCRCRPPFSGPRCEERKKSH from the exons ATGGGTTTTGCAGGTCTCGGTTCGGCGGTGCTCCTGGCGGCTCTGGTCGGCGTCTGCTCCGCGCGGTCGGACGCTCCTCGCGGGGTAGCGGTCGGGTTCGTTTTCGACCCCAAAGCGAAGTGCGAACCTCCGTGCGAACACGCCGGGATCTGCATCCGAAACAACACATGCTTCTGCTCCAGAGGCTACGAGGGGGAGACCTGCCAGTATG CCAACTGCtatccaaaatgtaaaaatggagGAGCGTGTCTTCGCCCTGGAAAGTGCAGATGTCCTCCTGGATTTGGAGGAAGATACTGTCACAAAG TGACGTGTGACGCGGGATGCTGGAACGGAGGGGAATGCATCGCCGTCAACGGAGTGGCCAAGTGCATCTGCCCCTCGAGCTGGACGGGCTCAAAATGCCAAGAGG CGATCTGTCCTCAAGGCTGCAGGAACGGGGGAATCTGTGTGGCTCCAGGAATCTGCAGCTGTCCGGAGGGATGGCTGGGTGGTGCCTGCCACACTG CTGTGTGTGCTAAGCCCTGCCTGAATGGAGGGAAATGTATTTCTCCAGATAAATGCCGCTGCCGCCCCCCTTTCTCTGGCCCTCGCTgcgaggagaggaaaaagtccCACTAA